In Fibrobacter sp. UWT2, a single genomic region encodes these proteins:
- a CDS encoding glycoside hydrolase family 11 protein: MKNLVGLGIALTMGLATTIYAERCPNAWPAEGENYASGTIDGTNYSYEVWRDGYNAYLECYDDGGYLVYSKVADAIVRFGPKFDEPKTFDQHGNFAADYKFRTKGGGFGTPYFLVGIQGNTTEPKTEFYIIDYWIIKDTADTSTFGTRLGEFTVDGDTYDIWQNTANSHMGVQGDSSFKQYFSIRRTKRDSGHVDITAHFKKWEEHGLKVGKITDVMALVEGYKGQSSINYFQIDYFNITESADSTGTTAIAKRRAPNAHASDRNLAPLKYYKPDGARAQPGQRVRKFTR, translated from the coding sequence ATGAAGAATCTAGTGGGTTTAGGAATCGCCCTCACCATGGGCTTGGCTACGACTATCTATGCGGAAAGGTGTCCTAACGCATGGCCCGCGGAGGGCGAAAACTACGCCTCCGGCACGATAGACGGTACAAACTACAGTTACGAAGTCTGGCGCGATGGCTACAATGCTTATTTGGAGTGCTACGATGATGGCGGCTACTTAGTTTACTCCAAGGTCGCGGACGCTATCGTGCGCTTTGGTCCCAAGTTCGACGAGCCAAAGACCTTCGACCAGCATGGCAACTTTGCGGCGGACTACAAGTTTCGCACAAAAGGCGGCGGCTTCGGCACCCCCTATTTTCTGGTTGGCATCCAAGGCAATACCACCGAGCCGAAAACCGAATTCTATATCATAGACTACTGGATAATCAAAGATACAGCCGACACATCCACTTTCGGAACCAGGCTCGGCGAATTCACCGTCGATGGCGACACCTACGACATCTGGCAGAACACCGCCAACAGTCACATGGGCGTCCAGGGCGACTCCTCGTTCAAGCAGTATTTCAGCATCCGACGCACCAAGCGCGATAGCGGGCACGTCGACATTACCGCCCACTTCAAGAAGTGGGAAGAGCACGGCCTGAAGGTGGGCAAGATAACCGATGTCATGGCGCTTGTGGAAGGGTATAAGGGGCAGAGTTCCATCAACTATTTTCAAATTGACTACTTCAACATCACCGAATCGGCAGACAGCACCGGCACCACGGCCATCGCAAAACGCCGTGCCCCCAATGCGCACGCCAGTGACCGCAATCTAGCCCCTCTCAAATACTACAAGCCGGACGGAGCAAGAGCCCAGCCCGGCCAGAGAGTGAGAAAGTTCACGAGATAA
- a CDS encoding DUF4434 domain-containing protein, translated as MFTLRSISRLAFSALLCGAVGANAAGIAGVFDAGWTTAYQSQDSITHMHQRLHALGMDEVVLQYAAVEATHLYYPSELEFLQDTQYKNNQLFPKSIEAAKTAGTKIWLGLYYNGENWYTPPTAEQLDTLASRNLKVLEEIHSLYGSESVVEGVYIPQEIARYYWDRLRDDATPEILTEHFLKPVTEAAQAKGWKVMAAPFYNQNLETSEKLQSFFEELFAAGFKPDIIAVQDGVGASDAGKAHAETTTVGNYERAVAQACKKYEIEFWVDMELFRTDDSHALADSARISAQLDTAYAAGAIKAIAYDLAVLGNAGLDSLEKWKLKSSVEPPTRIYEAPRENRHASHARDEKSQKRELFLNGRLQNSRSLNENSQYFKANGAKVKQN; from the coding sequence ATGTTCACCTTGCGATCAATATCTCGCTTAGCATTCTCCGCACTCTTGTGCGGAGCTGTCGGCGCAAACGCCGCTGGAATCGCGGGCGTTTTTGATGCAGGCTGGACAACCGCCTACCAGTCGCAAGATTCCATTACGCACATGCACCAGCGCTTACACGCGCTCGGCATGGACGAAGTCGTTTTGCAATACGCCGCCGTCGAAGCGACACACCTGTATTATCCTTCGGAACTAGAGTTTCTGCAAGATACCCAATACAAAAACAATCAGCTGTTCCCGAAAAGCATCGAGGCCGCCAAAACGGCCGGAACCAAGATTTGGCTCGGGCTCTACTACAATGGCGAAAATTGGTACACCCCGCCAACCGCCGAGCAACTCGATACGCTCGCGTCAAGGAACCTGAAGGTACTCGAAGAAATCCATTCGCTATACGGGAGCGAGAGCGTTGTCGAAGGCGTGTACATTCCGCAAGAAATCGCGCGCTACTACTGGGACAGACTACGCGACGATGCGACGCCGGAAATACTCACGGAACATTTCCTGAAGCCTGTCACCGAAGCCGCACAGGCGAAGGGCTGGAAGGTGATGGCCGCGCCGTTCTACAACCAGAATCTGGAAACGTCGGAAAAGTTGCAATCATTCTTCGAAGAACTCTTTGCCGCCGGATTCAAGCCCGACATTATCGCCGTACAAGATGGCGTGGGCGCAAGTGACGCAGGCAAAGCCCATGCCGAAACTACGACAGTGGGCAACTACGAACGCGCCGTAGCGCAAGCCTGCAAAAAATACGAAATCGAATTTTGGGTCGACATGGAACTGTTCCGCACCGACGACTCGCACGCGCTCGCCGACAGTGCGAGAATCTCCGCACAACTCGACACCGCATACGCCGCAGGCGCCATAAAAGCCATCGCCTACGATCTTGCCGTCCTCGGAAACGCCGGCCTCGACTCCCTTGAAAAGTGGAAACTGAAATCAAGCGTGGAGCCGCCGACCCGCATCTACGAAGCACCCCGCGAAAATCGCCACGCATCCCATGCCCGCGACGAAAAATCGCAAAAACGCGAATTGTTCCTGAACGGGCGTTTACAGAACAGCCGTTCCCTGAACGAGAATTCGCAGTATTTCAAGGCGAACGGCGCGAAGGTTAAGCAGAATTAA
- a CDS encoding DUF975 family protein, translating to MDNKEIKEFAWNAMGGHWLYGALVLLLFLAVVMGISVPQLFMEEGSALYYAWEIICTPFTWVLWIGLIACYLDIALKIKPSYARLFWGYRSIGYFLKIIATEILQYLMLLLWFLLLIVPGIMKSYSYTMTELILVEHPEYTPLQAITASKEMMYGHRWEFFCLQARFWAWWLLSTFTLGIACLWLYPYYLTAKSKFYLELKEHAEARA from the coding sequence ATGGATAACAAAGAAATCAAAGAATTTGCCTGGAACGCAATGGGCGGCCACTGGCTTTACGGGGCTCTGGTTTTATTACTATTCCTGGCAGTCGTTATGGGGATTTCGGTCCCTCAGCTCTTTATGGAAGAAGGCTCCGCGCTCTACTATGCCTGGGAAATCATCTGCACGCCGTTTACATGGGTTTTGTGGATCGGCCTTATCGCTTGCTATTTGGATATAGCGCTTAAGATCAAACCTTCTTACGCACGACTGTTTTGGGGATACCGCAGCATAGGATACTTCCTGAAAATCATCGCGACAGAAATTCTCCAATACCTCATGCTTCTGCTGTGGTTCCTTCTTTTGATCGTTCCCGGCATCATGAAATCGTATTCCTACACGATGACGGAATTGATCCTCGTCGAACATCCCGAATACACTCCGCTGCAAGCCATTACCGCAAGCAAAGAAATGATGTACGGCCACCGCTGGGAATTTTTCTGTCTGCAGGCCCGTTTCTGGGCTTGGTGGCTGCTGAGCACCTTTACGCTCGGCATAGCGTGCCTATGGCTGTATCCGTACTATTTGACCGCCAAAAGTAAGTTCTATTTGGAATTGAAGGAACACGCAGAAGCTCGCGCCTAG